The Flavobacteriales bacterium genomic interval CATCTTCGGAGCATGAGGTCAATTGTATTGGTCGTGTGTTCCATGTTTCTTGTTTTCACAGCTTGTCGGAAAGAGGAGCCTGAGCCTACACCTACCGATCCCGGAACGCCTCTTCCTGAATCGCCCGTGGTGTTCGATATTGGTGCGGTGCCTTATCCGGTTCTTTCAACCTACAACTTCTTTGATGGCGCACTGGCGGATATGATACCCGTGCAAGGTGTACTGCCGTTTGAACCATTGAACCCGCTTTTTACGGATTATGCACACAAGAAGCGTTTTGTTTGGATGCCCGTAGGAGCAAAAGCACAATACGCTGGCGATGGGAACCCACTGGATTTTGATGACGGTTCCGTCCTCATCAAGAATTTCTATTACGAACATGTAATGCCAGCGGATGAGCAAAGGATCATCGAGACCCGCTTGCTTTTCCGAAGAAATGGACAATGGGAATTCGCGGATTATGTGTGGAATGCGGACCAGACAGAAGCTACTTTGGACATGAATGGCGCGACTATTCCGATCGATTGGGTCGATGATAATAATGTACTACGCCATGCCGAATACCGGATCCCGACTGAAAGTGAATGCTTTACGTGTCATAAGAACTATGACCTTATTGTGCCGATCGGTCCGAAGCCTATGAACTTGAGGAATTCATTCATGTTCGCGGATGGTCCCATGGATCAGTTGGCCAAATGGCAGGCTGTAGGCTATCTCGAAGCCAATGTGCCTCCGAACATCGTAACACCTGTGCGCTGGGATGATGAAACACAGGACCTGCAGGAACGTGTGCGTGCTTATGTGGATATCAATTGCGCGCATTGTCACTCTGAGGGTAAACATTGCGATTATAGGCCGATCCGTTATGCGTTCAGTGAAACATCGGATCCTATCAACCTCGGTGTTTGTGTGGAGCCAACGGAAGATCTCGGTTCGTTATATACGTACATCGTAACATCGGGCAACGTGGAAAGATCGTCAATGCATTATCGCATGTCCTCTGACGAAGAACAGATCAGAATGCCTTTGTTGGGCAGAAGTGTTGCCCATGATGAAGCCGTCCAATTAGTTGAAGATTGGATCAATTCCCTTTCGCCACCTTGTAACTAAGTCCTAGAAACCAGTGTTCATGAAGAAAACAGGATTACTCTCAATTGCCCTTTTGACCGCCATGATAGGTGCAGCGCAGAATTCATGCACCACGGCGATCTCCGTCGGTGTAGGTTCATATGTGGTCTCCGCAGTGGATGGCCCAGAGATCCCGGATCCGATCTGCGCCCAAAATGGGCTAGGGAACACATCGGCAAGTGAATGGTATGCCTTCACTGCGACAGGGATCAATACAATTACGGTTTCTACTGATCTCCCTGGGTCACAAGGGGTTGATACACGTATTAATGTTTATTCCGGATCATGCGGTTCATTGACCTGCGTAGGTGGTGATGACGATAGTGGTGACGGGAATACATCCATTGCTTCCTGGAACTCAGTTACAGGGGTCACATACCTTATTGCTTTTGATAACCGTTGGAGCAGCTTAGGTTTCCATTTCAGCATTGTCGGATCGGATCCCGTTAATGCGTTGATCAATTTTACACCTCAGACTGTTAGCGTCTCCGGTTCATCACTCGCTGTGGTGGATATGGATGGTGATGGTCTGGATGATCTGGTCGCAGTCACTTCGACCAATATCAACATTCATCATCAGCTGGCGACCGGTGGATTTTCTTCAACGAATATCACTACCACCACCGCCGATCACTCGGCGTCATGGAGCCTTGCAGCAGGTGATCTGGATGATAATGGTTTCCGTGATCTCATGTACGGTAGTGGAAGTGGTGTAACGTTCATGATCGCGAACGAAGATGGTACCATATTCCATGAGGTATCTCCTCCCGAATACATTTTCACCCAACGCACTAATTTCATCGACATCAATAATGATGGAATTCTCGATGCGTTCGCTTGTCATGATGTTGAGCCGAATTGCTATTTCATGAACGATGGTAATGGTGATCTGACCTTCATTCAAGGTGGTATTGGCGATACACCGGACGGTGGAAATTATGGATCGCTTTGGGTGGATTATGACAATGACGGTGATGCGGATTGCTTTATTTCCAAATGCCGTGGTGCACAACAACCTTCTGGCATTAACCAATTGTTGCAGAACAACGGAGGCGTATTTACGGATGTAGCACCACTGGTCGGCTTGGCTGATAACACCCAGACATGGTCATCTGCTTGGGGCGATTTCGACAATGACGGTGATATGGATGTGCTGGTGGGCGCAAGTAGTTTCCAGAATGGTGGGCATCAATTGATGCGGAATGATGGGTTTACGACCTTCACGAACGTAACCGTTGGTTCGGGCTACGACACATTTACGGGCGTTGGTCACGAACACGTTACCTACGACTTCAACAATGACGGTTGGTTGGATATCATGGGTGCAGGAAATACCATCATGATCAACAACGGAAATATGACATTTACGCAATCACCGGTACCTGCGGGTATTGGCCCAATGGGCGACCTGAACAATGATGGTTTCTGGGATATCGTGAATGAGGGTACCATCTACATGAACACAGGTAATAATAACAATTACCTCAAGGTCCGTACGATCGGAACAGTGAGCAATCGCGATGGTATCGGTGCCCGTGTAGAGGTAATGACAGCACAAGGCAACCAGATCCGTGATGTACGCGCAGGTGAAGGTTTCCGCTACATGAGCAGCATTGGTGCACATTTCGGTCTAGGTCTCACGGATGCTATCACGGAGGTGATCGTACGCTGGCCTTCCGGTATTGTGGATCACATCATGACCCCAACCATCAATGGAACATTGACCGTAGTTGAAGGAGCACATCCTGTTGGCATCGACGAGGCCGAGGCAGCAGAACTGAACCTCTTCCCGAACCCTGTGCAGGACATTCTACAGGTAACAGCATCAACTGATCTCTCCAACGCCATTATTAATGTATTGGATGCCTCTGGTAAACAGGTCCTGAACGCGACACTGATCAATGGTCGTTTTGATGTAAGTAAACTCACATCCGGTGCATACACAGTGACCATTTCAAAGGACAAGACCATAATGGTGCGTAGGTTCACGAAGTAATAGTCCAACGCGTATAACGAAAAGAGCGGTTGATAAGGGCCGCCCTTTTTGTTTGCGATGGATCCGATCAAATCACTTCTGCTCGTCAGCCGTCTTTTTTGCGAGTCTTCGCCGAGTGAATGAACTACAGATATGCCTGCGAGCAAAGCGTAAGCTGCTCTGGTTGTTCAAGAACTTGTTGTAAATGTTGGATGGCACGTGGTAATACTCGTATTCCGTGCCATCCCCGAAGGTCAGCTTCAATGTCTGGGCCTGATAATGCCAATCGGTGATCGCTCCGGTGCCTGTGGTCAAGGTGTATTCCTCAATATTGCGGGCATGGGTCTCTGGGGCAATGCTCACCAAGAAGTGGTATGCATCGATCAAATGCTTGCTGTAGGATTCGGCTTCTGCTTTCTCCTTTTCATCCGTGAATTTGTCCGGATGGTGCTGTTTCATCAAGGTCTTATACCGCGCACTCAGGTCCTGCAATGTGGCGCTGGGCAAGGTGCCTAGGAGTTTACGGCTATCGGCGATCTTCTTCATTTTATTCGATATTGGAACCGAAGCCGAACAAAAGGCAGCGGAAAACGGCCGCAAAGGTCGGTAAACTCTCCGATCTGAACATCAGTCGGACAGAAATTGAAGTGTTCTACCCCGGATAATTGGCCAAATTCTTAGGAGCTATTTCGATTCTGGAGGAGCAGACATGGTCTGTCTCGCCGTTCCTCGTGGCTCCGCATCCTTTCCTCAAATGCACCGGTTTTCCGCGTCTGAACGCTGTAGACTTGTATCAGCGAAGGGTCTGCCGTACGGCAGACCAATAGTTCTGGTCAGCGGACCGCCATTGGGCTTAGCCTTGGCGGTCGCGCTGTTTCTAGCCCTTTTGTAGCTGCTCAGGAGTTCAGGGCATTCCACAGTCCTTGCATTGTGCCCCGTACTTTCGCGGTCCGGAAACGACCGATCAGCATCGGAAATTTCGATCTTTAAGTAATTCCATGGTACAAAAGCCCAGTATTCCCAAAGGCACACGCGATTTCTCACCTACGGAGATGCTGCGCCGTCACTACATTTTCGACACCATCCGTGGTGTTTTCCAGAAGTACGGTTTCCTACCGATCGAAACTCCGGCCATGGAGAACCTGGAAACACTTACCGGTAAATACGGCGAGGAAGGGGATCGATTGATCTTCAAAATTTTGAATCGTGGAGAAAGACTCTATAAAGCAATTACTGAGGCTTATGAAGGATCTGGAGCAGGAACAGATAATGGTCCGCTCGATAGTATCCGGGAATTTCAAGAAATATTTTCTTCAATTGGTGCAGACATGGCCCTGCGCTACGACCTTACCGTTCCCTTCGCACGCTACGTTGTTCAACACCAGAACGAGATCTCCTTTCCCTTCAAACGCTATCAGATCCAGCCAGTATGGCGTGCAGATCGACCACAGAAAGGAAGATACCAGGAGTTCTACCAGTGTGATGCCGACATGATCGGAAGTACATCGTTGTTGAACGAGGTTGATCTGATCCACCTGATGGATGAAGTGTTCGGCGCATTGGGACTGCACGTCGCGATCAAAATGAACGATCGGAAGGTGCTTACGGGTATCGCCGAGGTAAGCGGGCAACCAGAAAAAGTGGTGGATATGGTCACAGCGATCGATAAGCTCGATAAGATCGGACGAGAAAAGGTCGAGGAAGAAATGCGTTCCAAGGGCATTTCTGATGATGCGATCAAAGGCATTGCACCGCTGTTTGAGTTATCCGGATCATGGACCGAGCAAGCCTCACGCTTAAAGAAATGGCTTGCATCATCAACCATTGCACAACAAGGATTGAAGGATCTGGACACGACATTCGAAGCTGTAGGGAAATTGACGAACGCAACACTTGAATTCGACCCGACACTTGCACGCGGTCTCGATTACTACACAGGTGCGATCTTCGAAGTGAAAGCACTGGAAGGAACCTTGCAGAGCAGCATCTGTGGCGGCGGACGTTATGATGACCTTACCGGGATCTTCGGATTGAAGAATATGAGCGGTGTAGGTATCAGTTTCGGTGCGGACCGGATCTATGATGTGCTGTTGGAAACCGACAAATTCCCAAAAGCGCTTGGTGGTAGCATACGCTTGCTATTCGCCAATTTTGGGGAGAAGGAAGCATTGCATTGTTTGAAGTTGCTCCGAGTTGTGCGCGAAGCAGGTATTGCAGCGGAACTCTATCCCGATGCAGCCAAAATGGCGAAACAATTCAAGTACGC includes:
- a CDS encoding VCBS repeat-containing protein — encoded protein: MGAAQNSCTTAISVGVGSYVVSAVDGPEIPDPICAQNGLGNTSASEWYAFTATGINTITVSTDLPGSQGVDTRINVYSGSCGSLTCVGGDDDSGDGNTSIASWNSVTGVTYLIAFDNRWSSLGFHFSIVGSDPVNALINFTPQTVSVSGSSLAVVDMDGDGLDDLVAVTSTNINIHHQLATGGFSSTNITTTTADHSASWSLAAGDLDDNGFRDLMYGSGSGVTFMIANEDGTIFHEVSPPEYIFTQRTNFIDINNDGILDAFACHDVEPNCYFMNDGNGDLTFIQGGIGDTPDGGNYGSLWVDYDNDGDADCFISKCRGAQQPSGINQLLQNNGGVFTDVAPLVGLADNTQTWSSAWGDFDNDGDMDVLVGASSFQNGGHQLMRNDGFTTFTNVTVGSGYDTFTGVGHEHVTYDFNNDGWLDIMGAGNTIMINNGNMTFTQSPVPAGIGPMGDLNNDGFWDIVNEGTIYMNTGNNNNYLKVRTIGTVSNRDGIGARVEVMTAQGNQIRDVRAGEGFRYMSSIGAHFGLGLTDAITEVIVRWPSGIVDHIMTPTINGTLTVVEGAHPVGIDEAEAAELNLFPNPVQDILQVTASTDLSNAIINVLDASGKQVLNATLINGRFDVSKLTSGAYTVTISKDKTIMVRRFTK
- a CDS encoding KTSC domain-containing protein translates to MKKIADSRKLLGTLPSATLQDLSARYKTLMKQHHPDKFTDEKEKAEAESYSKHLIDAYHFLVSIAPETHARNIEEYTLTTGTGAITDWHYQAQTLKLTFGDGTEYEYYHVPSNIYNKFLNNQSSLRFARRHICSSFTRRRLAKKTADEQK
- a CDS encoding histidine--tRNA ligase, producing MVQKPSIPKGTRDFSPTEMLRRHYIFDTIRGVFQKYGFLPIETPAMENLETLTGKYGEEGDRLIFKILNRGERLYKAITEAYEGSGAGTDNGPLDSIREFQEIFSSIGADMALRYDLTVPFARYVVQHQNEISFPFKRYQIQPVWRADRPQKGRYQEFYQCDADMIGSTSLLNEVDLIHLMDEVFGALGLHVAIKMNDRKVLTGIAEVSGQPEKVVDMVTAIDKLDKIGREKVEEEMRSKGISDDAIKGIAPLFELSGSWTEQASRLKKWLASSTIAQQGLKDLDTTFEAVGKLTNATLEFDPTLARGLDYYTGAIFEVKALEGTLQSSICGGGRYDDLTGIFGLKNMSGVGISFGADRIYDVLLETDKFPKALGGSIRLLFANFGEKEALHCLKLLRVVREAGIAAELYPDAAKMAKQFKYADDKGIAYVAIIGEQELKQGIITIKEMKTGEQKAVKQEDLLILLNTKV